From the genome of Agromyces intestinalis:
CACGGGCGGCGACTCCGGTATCGGTCGGGCAATCGCGATCGCGTTCGCACGCGAGGGCGCGGATGTCGCCATCTCGTACCTGCCCGAGGAGGACTCCGACGCGGAGGAGACCGCCCGCTGGATCGAGGACGCCGGCCGGATGCCGCTCATGATGCCCGGCGACCTGCGCGACGAGTCGTTCTGCAACGACCTGATCGGGCGCGTGCGCTCGACGTTCGGCGGTCTCGACCTGCTCGTGCTGAACGCGGCCCACCAGCGCAACCGGGGCGGCATCGACGAGATCCCGACCGACGACTTCGAGACGGTCATGCGGGTGAACCTGTTCGCGCCGATCTTCCTGACCCGGGCGGCGGTGCCGCACCTGCGCGGCGGGTCCTCGATCATCACGACGACCTCCATCCAGGGGTTCGACCCCTCGAGTTCGCTCGTCGACTACGCGATGACCAAGGCCGCGCTGGTCGCCTTCACGAAGGCGCTGGCCGAGGAGCTCGGGCCCCGAGGCATCCGGGTGAACGCGGTCGCGCCGGGCCCGATCTGGACGCCGCTGATCCCGGCGACCGGGTGGCCCGACAAACTGCCCGAGTTCGGGCACAACACTCCGCTGGGTCGGGCGGGACAGCCCGCCGAACTCGCGGGCGCCTACGTCTACCTCGCGTCGGATGACGCGTCGTACGTGTCGGGCGCGATCCTGCCGGTCACGGGCGGGCGTCCGCTCTGAAGAGCGACGTCACCACGACGGCGAGCACGAAGGAGGACACCATGCCAGGTTCACGCAACCGTTCGCTGAAGGATCCCGAGCTCTACGAGAAGCTCCGCGACGAGGGCGACTCGAAGGAGAAGGCGGCGCGCATCTCGAACGCTGCCGCCGCGAGGGGGCGCAGCGCCGTCGGCCGCAAGGGCGGCAAGTCGGGCGACTACGAGGATTGGACCGTCGACCAGCTGAAGAAACGCGCGAAGGAGCTCGGCTTGACGGGCTACAGCTCGAAGCGCAAGTCCGAGCTGATCAGCGCACTGCGCAACCACTGAGGTGGTGCGCCTCCGCCGGGTCGAGCCGTACGCCTCGCCGGGCTACCGCAGGGTGCGGCGCGGCGCCGGGTTCGCATATGTGCACGCCGACGGCGGGCTGGCCGGTCGCGCCGAGCGGGCGCGCATCGCCGAGCTGGCGGTACCGCCGGCGTGGACCGAGGTGTGGATCTCGGATGCCCCGAACGCGCACCTGCTGGCGGTCGGAGTCGATGCGGCAGGGCGGCGCCAGTACCTCTACCACCCCGCGTGGCGCGAGCGGCAGGATCTCGAGAAGTTCGAGCGGATGACTCGCCTCGCGCTCGCCCTCCCGGCGGCGCGCCGCACGGTGACACGCGACCTCTCGCTCGACGAACTGCCGCGCGAGCGTGCGCTGGCCGCGGCGTTCCGCACGCTCGACCTCGGCGGGATCCGCATCGGATCGGAGGAATCGCTCGCCGAGGCGCGCAGCCGCGGGCTCACGACCCTGCTGGTGCGCAATGCCGCGGTCGACGGCGAGCACGTCGAGCTGCGGTTCCGCGCGAAGGGCGGCATCGCCCAGCGCGTGCAGCTCGCCGACGCCCCGCTCGCGGCCTACGTGGAGCGGTCGGGCGAGCGTTCGCCCGCCTCGCGGCTGTACGCGTGGCGCGTCGAGACGGCCAGGCGGGCGCGCGCACTCGGCGCGGCCGACGTGAACGACGACATCCGCATGCGCACGGGCGGAGACTTCACGGCGAAGGACTTCCGCACGCTGCGGGGCACGATCGTGGCCGCGCAGCAGCTCGCCGAGCTCGGCACCGCGGGCACCGGGCGGGCCCGGGCGGCCGCGGTGCGCGAGGCGATCGTCGCGGCCGCCACGGCGCTCGGCAACACGCCGGCGATCGCGAAGGCGAGCTACGTGGACCCGCGCATCGTCACGGCCTATGAACAGGGCCGCGTGCTGTCGGGGCGCCGTGCGCCCGAGCGGGCGCTGCTCGACCTGCTCGCGGTCGACCCCGCGCCGGTCGAGACGGAGTCCGCCCGCGGAGGCTGAGCCCGATGGATGCAGCCGCGTCCTACGCGCTGGCCGCCGGGTCGACGGCGACCAGGCCCACGGGGGTGTCGGGCGCGCCGGTCGACAGCACCGGCTGGGTCTCGACAGCCGGGATCGGCTCGGTGTCGATGTGCTGCTCGATGAGCTGGATGCCGCCGGTGGAGTTCGCCGACCGCATCAGGTCTTCGATCCACTCCCGGCTCAGCTCGGGTGTCTCGGGCGTGTCGAACACGAATCGCAGCGGGATGGACTGGTGGATCCACAGTGTGCTGCGGCCACGCGGCTGGTCTTCGGGGTGCCGCCACGAGAGCGTGAAGGCTTCCCCCCGGCGGAGCTTGGTGACGATGGCGACCTTGACATGCGCCAGCGCCCGATCTTCGATACCGATCGGGGTGCCGGAATCGCCGTAGTAGAGGGTACCCATATGCGAATCGTACCCCCGCGACATCCGAACATCTGTCCCCGATTCGAAAGCGGACGACTGCGGTGTGGTTCGATCACCTCTTCCCGCCCGTTCGGGGGGGGTCAGGCCTCGCGCACGACGTCGCCGGGCGACTTGTCGGGCCGCAGACCCCGCCAGCGCGGATGCCTCGCCACCCCGGTACTCGTCCACTCGCCGAACTCGAGCTCGCCGACGAGCCGCGGTTCGACCCATTGCGCGTCGGAGGCGTCGGCTGCGGGCACCTCGACGAAGGGCGAGACATCCGTCTCGATCTCGCGCAGCGCCTGGAGCAGGGCGCGACCCTGCCGCTCGCCGATGCCGCTGCCGACCCTGCCGGCGTACTCGAGCCGGCCGTCGGCACCGGGAATGCCGACCAGCAGCGAGCGGATCAGCCCCGTGCGGGAGCCGACGCCGCGCCGGTACCCGCCGACGACGACCTCCTGCGTGCGGCTGAGCTTCAGCTTCACCCAGTCGGGGCTGCGCACGCCCGGGCGGTACCGCGACCCGAGCCGTTTCGCGACGACGCCCTCGTACCCGCGACGCTCGGCCCCTTCGAGCGCCTCGGCGGGGGTTCCTTCGGCGAGCGGCGGCACCTCGACGGGCAGCTCGGTTCCCGGCCGCAGCAACCTCTCGAGACGGACGCGGCGCTGCTCATAGGGCTCGTCGATGGTCGGCACACCCGCGACGTCGAGCACGTCGAAGAGCAGGAGGCGCACCGGCACGGACGCCGCGAGCCCGGCGATCTCGCGAGGGTCGACGAGGTTCATGCGGGGCTGCATGAGCTCGAAGCTCGGCCGCCCCTGCTCGTCGAGGGCGACGAGCTCGCCGTCGACGACCGCGTCGGCACGCAGTGCGCTCGCGAGCCCGGCGAGCTCGGGGTAGCGCGCGGTCTCGTCGCGGCCGCTGCGACTCGTGAGGCGCACGACACCGTCGTCGACGCGGGCGAGCACGCGGATGCCGTCCCATTTCCACTCGAGCGCCCAGTCCTCGCCGCCGACGAGCCCCGCCGTGCCCGGCGTCGCGAGCATCGGCCGCAGATTGCTTCTCTCCGGAGCCGCTGTGCTCGTCTCAGGAGCCGCACCTGAATCGCGTGCCGACGTTCCTGAGGAGTGCGTCGCCGGGGCCGAGGCATCCGCTCGCTGGTCCTTCATGCGGTGCAGCAGCCAGTTCGACTTCTCGCCGTCGCCGTTCGTGCGGATGAGCGCCACCCGCACCGAACCGAGCGGGCCTCCCGGCCGACCCGTCAGCGTCGCGATGATCTCGTCGTCGCGCCACTTCTCGACCGAGTAGGTGCCGGTGTCCCAGATGGTCATCGAGCCCGCCCCGTACTCCCCCTTCGGAATACTGCCTTCGAACGTCAGGTACTCGATCGGGTGGTCTTCGGTCTGCACCGCGAGATGGTTCACTCCGGATGTCTCGGGCACGCCCTTGGGCACCGCCCAGCTGCGCAGCACGCCGTCGCGTTCGAGCCGCAGGTCGTGGTGGTCGGCCCGTGCGTGGTGATCCTGGATGACGAACCTGGGGGTTCCGTCGGCCGGCACGGCCCATGCCGATGCGGGCATGGGTTCGGGCGTGGCATCCGCGCTGCGCATCGAGAGGTACGCGGCGAGCGGGCCGGCGCCGCTCGCACGTGAGATCGGCGCGAAGGGGTCGACACCGTCGGCCAGCCGGGCGAGCACCTCGGTCCACTCGAGGTGGCGCAGGTCGGGGTCGGCGAGCTCGTCCCACGTGCGCGGCGCCGCGACGGTCGGCCGGAAGCGCCCGCGCAGCGAATACGGCGCGATGGTGGTCTTGTTGGCGTTGTTCTGACTCCAGTCGATGAGCACCCGGCCGGTGCGCAGCGTCTTGCGCATGCTCGACACGATGAGGTCGGGGTGGTCGGCCTCGAGCGCGCGGGCGAGCTCGTGCGCGACCTCCGACGCCTGCTGCGAGGTCTGCGACCCGTCGAGCGCCGCATAGAGGTGGATGCCCTTGCTGCCGCTGGTCACCGGGATCGGGTCGAGCCCGATGGGCTGCAGGATGTCTCGCACGAGCCGCGCCACCTCGGCGCACTCGACCAAACCCATGCCCTCGCCCGGATCGAGGTCGAACACCAACCGGTCGGGGTGGCCCGCCGACCCGTCGGGCAGGAACCGCCACTGCGGCACGTGCACCTCGAGCGACGCCTGCTGGGCGAGCCACACCAGCGTCGCCCGGTCGTCGGCGATCGGGTAGTCCTTCGGCCCGTCGGAGTGGCGGATCGTGCCGCGGCGCACCCACTCGGGTGCGTGCTCGGCGAGGTTCTTCTCGAAGAAGACCTCCCCCGGGGCATCCGCCGTTCCGACCCCGTGCACCCAGCGCTTGCGCGTCACCGGCCGCCCCGCGACCACCGGAACCATGGCCGGCGCGACCTCGGCGTAGTACGACACCACCTCGCCCTTGGTCATGCCCGTGGACGGATACATGACCTTGCCGAGGTTCGTGAGGCGAAGCATCCGCCCATCGACCTCGACCGTCTGGCGTTCCTCCCCGGCAGCCATGCGCCCATCCTCGCACCCGCACCCGCCCCGCCGCGCCCGGCCATCACGTGCGCCGTTCGGGCTTCCCCTCGGCGCGTCGTCCTCCCGGAGCTCGAATCGCCGCGCGACACACCTCCGTACCTGAGTTGCGTACCGGGGCGGGCGGGCGGCGGGCCGCAAGGGGTTTCGGAGCGGCGCGCCGAGGTGTGTACTGGGTGGATGCGAGCCGTCTGGAAGGGGGCGGTCACATTCGGCCTCGTCAATGTGCCCGTCAAGCTGTACAGCGCCACCGAAGATCATGACGTGAGCCTGCATCAGGTGCACGCCGCCGACGGCGGACGCATCCGGTACCAGCGCGTGTGCGAGATCGACGGCGAGGTCGTCGCCTACCAGGACATCGACAAGGCCTACGACGACGGCGAGCGCACCGTCGTCATCACCGACCAGGATCTGAAGCAGCTGCCCGCCGAGCGCAGCCGCGAGATCGAGGTCGTCGAGTTCGTGCCGACCGCGCAGATCGACCCGATCATGTTCGACCGCAGCTACTACCTCGAACCCGACTCGGCGTCGTCGAAGGCGTACGTGCTGCTGCGCGAGACGCTCGAGTCGACCGACCGAACCGCGATCGTGCGGATGGCCCTGCGGCAGAAGACCCGGCTCGCGGCGCTGCGCGTGCACGGCGACGTGCTCATGGTGCAGACGTTGCTCTGGAGCGACGAGGTGCGCGCCGCCGAGTTCCCGGCCCTCGACGAGAAGGTCAAGATCTCGGACAACGAGCTGAAACTCTCGAAGCAGTTGGTCGAGAGCCTGGTCTCCGACTTCGATCCGACGCAGTACGTCGACGAGTACCAGCAGGAACTGCGCACCCTCATTCAGGCGAAGCTCGAGCAGGGCGACGCGATCGACACGGCCGCGACGTTCGGCGAGCGGCCCGAGGAGGGCGGCGCCGAGGTCATCGACCTGATGGAGGCGCTGCGGCGCTCGATCGCCGCGAAGCGCGGCGGCAGCGGCGGTGCGGCCGGCGAGGAGGGCGGCGCCGAGGATGAGGGCGCGCAACCGAAGCGCTCGGCGACGAAGAAGAAGACCTCGACCTCGTCGAAGTCCTCGAAGCGATCGGATGCCGCGGGCGAGCCCGCGCCGAAGCGCAAGCCCGCGGCGAAGAAGAAGGCCGCGTCCTAGGACGCGGCCCGCTTCGCCGTGACCGGGCGGCAGGCGGCACCACGCCGCCCGCCACCCGCCGACGGTGCGTCAGTCGGTCGTGCAGACCTCGGTGACCTTGACGGCCGCGGCCTGGATGGACTCCTGCTGGGCGGCGATGCCGTCGGCGTCGAGGCCCTCGGGCTCTTCGGCCTCGGGGTCGGGGGTCGGCTGCTCGTCGGCCCAGCCGGCCGCGTTCTCGATGCTCGTGCTCAGGTCGCCGAGGGCCGACTTCACGTCGTCGTTCGGCGCCTCGCCCTCGAGCGTGGTGACGCGCTCGGACAGGCCCGACAGATAGTCGGACAGGGCGGCGGGGTCGCTCTCGGCGGCGAGGGTGTTCTGCGCGCCGTTCGAGATGTCGCGGACCTCGACCTTGATCACGTCGCACGAGCTCGCCTCCGACGATCCGTCGGTCGAAGCGCATCCGGCGAGCAGCAGGGCGCCCGCGATCGCGGCGGCGGCTGCGGGCATGGTGAACCGATGCATATTGGTCTCCCAGGTTGTGGTTTGGGCTCAGTCTATCCGTGACCCCCGACATGGGGGTTGCGCAGACGGCGAGGCATCCGCATGACGCGTCAGCCGCGAGGCATCCGACCTCGCCGGCGCAGCGCGATCGTCAGGCGACGACGACCTCGAACCCGGCCTCGACCAGCCGCACCCGCTGCTCGTCGGTGACGCCGTCGTCGGTGATGAGCGTCTGGAAGAGCCGCGGCCGCCCGATCGCGGCGAACGCCCGCTTGTCGATCTTGCTCGAGTCGGCCACGACCACGGCGCGCGTCGCGCGCGCGGCCATCTGCGCGTTGACCGCGGCCTCGCGCTCGTCGTGCGAGGTCGGCCCGAACTCGGGATCGATGCCGTTCACGCCGATGAAGGCGAGGTCGAGGCTGACCCCCTCGAGCACGCCGTCGGCGTAGGCGCCGACGAGTTCGTACGACCTGGCGTGCACCACGCCGCCCGTGACGACGGTCTTGATCTGGGGGCGCATCGCGAGCTGCATGGCGATGTTGATCGCGTTGGTCACGACGGTGAGGTTCGGCTCGGGCGCGGGCTCCATGAGGTCGGCGCGCGCCATCAGTGCGTCGGCGATCGCCGTCGCGGTGGTGCCGCCGCACAGGCCGATGATCGACCCGCGCGGGATGAGCTCGCTCGCGGCCCGCGCGATCGCGACCTTCGCATCGGCGTTCTGCTGACGCTTGTAGCGGATCGGCAGGTCGTACGCGACCGAGTGCGCGACGGCGCCGCCGCGGGTGCGCGAGAGCAGCTGCTGCTCGGCGAGCGCGTCGAGGTCGCGGCGCGCGGTCGCGGGCGAGATCCCGAGCTGGGCGACGAGTCCGTCGACCTCGAGCTGCCCCTCATCGGCGAGCAGGTCGAGGATGGCGCTCAGGCGCTCGGCACGATTCATCCGTCGGTTCCCTTCGCGGCGAAGAGGGTGAGCAGGCGGGCCGCCTCGTCGGCCACAGCGGCGCGGCCGGCGGCGAGGATCTTCCGCGAGTCTACGGTCGACGGATGCTCCGCGAGGTACTCGCGCACCGCGCCGGTGAACTGCACGTTCAGGTGGGTCGACACGTTCACCTTCACGAGTCCGGCACGGATGCCCCGCACGAGCGTGTCGTCGGGCACGCCCGACGATCCGTGCAGCACGAGCGGCACCGGCACGGCGTCGCGCAGGCGCGCGATGAGCTCGAGGTCGAGGGCGGCGGTGCGCTCGGTCATGGCATGCGACGAACCGACCGCGACGGCGAGAGCGTCGACCCCGGTCTCGGCGACGAACCGGGCGGCCTCGTCGGGATCGGTGCGCACGCCGGGTGCGTGCGCACCGTCTTTTCCGCCGATCTCGCCGAGCTCGGCCTCGACGGCGACGCCGGCCGCCTGCGCAGCGGCGACCACGCGCTGCGTGGTCGCGACGTTCTCGTCGAACGGCAGCTTCGCGCCGTCGTACATGACCGATCCGAAGCCGAGGCCGATCGCGGCGAGTGCGAGAGCGGGATCCTCGGCGTGGTCGAGATGCACGGCCACGCGCGCGCTCGACGCGTCGGCGATGGCGAGCGTCGCGAGCCCGATGGGCTCGAGCGCGCCGTGGTATCGCACGCAGTTCTCGGACAGCTGCAGGATCACCGGCAGCCCCGTGCGCTCGGCGGCGGTGACGAGCGCCTCGGCGGTCTCGAGGTGCAGCACGTTGAAGGCGCCGACGGCGCGGCCGTCGCGCGCGGCCTCGGCGAGCAGATCGATGGTGGGGGTGCGGGTCATGCGGGCTCCTGGTCGGGGCTGAGGAGAACCTCGGGTTCGAGATCGACGTGCGACGGATGCAGGTCGCCGGCGAGCGGCATCAGCACCGCCGATGCCGACCAGGCGACGGCGCGACGGGCGAGCCGGCGCAGCACCGCTGCGTCGAGCGGCACGGCGGTGTCGGCGCGGCCGGCTGCGGCGCCCCGCTCGGCGCGCGCGTCGTCGAGACTCTCGGCGAGCACCGAGGTGATCGCCGCGACGGCCGCGTCGCCCGCGCCGGTGGCGTTGCCGCGCAGCGCGCGCCCGAGCCTCGCGCGCACCGGCGGCCGGTCGGGCGCGACGACGAGCAGGCCGTCCGCGCCGAGCGAAACGACGACGAGCCCCGCGCCGAGTTCGAGGAGCCGTCGGGCACCGGCCTCGGGGTCGCCGTCGCCGAGCGCCTCGGCGAGTTCGTCGCGATTCGGCTTCAGCACTGCGGCCCGCGCGCGGGCCGCTGCGAGCAGCGCCGGCCCCGCGACATCCGCGACCACGGTCGCGCCCGTCGCGACCCAGCGTGCGACCGCGTCGCCGAGCGCCTCGGGCGCGAGGCCGGGCGGCAGGCTGCCCGAGACGGCGACGACGGATGCCTCGGCCGCGAGCCGCACGGCCTCGTCGAGCAGTGCGGCGACCTCGTCGGGCGCGAGCGGCGCTCCCGACTCGTTGAGCACGGTCGCCTCCCCCGCGTGGTCGTCCACGATCGCGAGGCTGCGCCGGGTCGCGCCCGCCACGGGAACGAGCCTGTGGCGGATGCCGGTGCGCTCGAGGTCGGCCGCGAGCTCGGCGCCGCTCGCGCCGCCCGCGGTCGCGAGCGCGACCACGTCGATGCCCTGGGCGTGCAGCACGCGTGCGACGTTGAGCCCCTTGCCGCCCGCCCGCACGGCGCCGGGCGGCACCCGGTGCGTGCGCCCGGGCTCGAGCCGATCGGCGTGCCAGGTCAGGTCGAGGGCCGGGTTCGGCGTGACCGTGAGGATCATGCGCCCTGCCCGACGAGATCGCGGGCGGCGAGCGCGGTGCCGAGCAGCCCCGCGTCGTCACCGAGCGCGGCGCGGACGAGCACCGGCCGGCGGTGGAACGACAGCAGCGCGTCGAGCCGCTGCCCGAGCGGGTCGAAGAGGGCGGAGCCGGCCTCGGCGAGCCCGCCGCCGATCACGATCGCCTCGGGCGCGAGCGTCGCGACGAGCCGCGCGAACTGCTCGGCGAGCGCGTCGACCGCCTCGTCCCACACCGCGGCGGCGATCGCGTCGCCCGAGCTCGCCGCGGCGAGCACCTCGCGGGCGCCGGGCACGCCGATGCCCGACCGGCTCGCGTACCGCCGGGCGACGGCACTGGCCGACGCGATGGTCTCGAGGCATCCGACCGCGCCGCACGCGCAGCGCTCGCCGGCCGGATCGCTCAGCGAGTGCCCGATCTCGCCCGCGTAGCCACCGCTCGCGTGGGGGCGGCCGTCGACGATGATGGCCCCCGCGATGCCGGTGCCGATCACCACCACGATGGCGTCGTCGAATCCGCGGGCGGCGCCCAGCCGGTGCTCGGCGTCGCCCGCGGCGCGCACGTCGTGGCCGAAGGCCGTCGGAAGCCCGAGCGTCGACTCCGCCAGCGCCCGCATCGGCGCGTCGCGCCAGCCGAGGTTGCTCGAGAACACCGCTGTGCCCGACGTCTCGTCGACCAGCCCCGGCACGCTGAGCCCGGCCGCGACCGGCCGGACGTCGGGGAACTGTGCTCGGTACCCCTCGGCGAGCCGCGCGAGGTGGGCGACGATCGCCCCCGCCGGGTCGGACGCGTCGCGCGGGGTGCGCGTGCGCCGGAGGCCGAGCACGCGCCCCGACGCGTCGACGAGGGCCGACTTGGTGTCGGTGCCGCCGACGTCGGCCGCGAGCACGACCGGCCCGTCGCCGAGCGGAGCGTCGGGCCGGTCGGTCACGAGCCGAGGATGACCGAGCGCGTGAGGCTGCGCGGGCGGTCGGGGTCGAGGCCGCGCGCTTCGGCCCGGGCGAGGGCGACGCGGTGGACGCGGACGAGTTCGGCCATCGGGTCGAGGCGGCCCTGTTCGAAGCGGGCGCCGGTGGCGGCGACATCGGCGGCGAGGCCCTCGGGCGCCGCGCCGAACTGCCAGGTCACCCGGCCGGGCGCGGCGATCGCGAGCGGCCCGTGGCGGTACTCCATCGACGGGTACGACTCGGTCCACGACTGCGACGCCTCGCGCATCTTGAGCGCCGCCTCCTGGGCGAGGCCGTACGACCAGCCACGGCCGAGGAAGGTGTACTGCTCGGCGTCGACCAGCTCGGGCGCGAGCTCCTCGGCGAGCGCCGTGCGAGCATCGGCGACCGCGCCGTCGAGCGACTCCCCGAGCGACGCGCGGAACAGGGCGAGCGCCGTCGTGGCGAACCGGGTCTGCACGACCGACTGCTCGTCGGCGAACGGCAAGGTGATCGCGTCGTCGACCCGGGCGACGAGCGGCGACTCCTCGTCGCCGATGACGCCGATGGTGCGCACGCTGCCGTTCAGGCGGGTCACGAAGTCGAGCACTTCGGTCGTGGTGCCCGAGCGGGTGAGCGCGACGACGGCGTCGTAGTCGCGGTCGACCGGGGCCTCGGATGCCGCGAACGCGTCGGTCTCGCCGTATCCGCCCGCCTCGCGCAACCAGGCGTAGGCCTGCGCGATGAACCACGATGTGCCGCAGCCGATGACGGCGACCCGTGCGCCGCGCTCGGGCAGGCGAGCCTGCAGGTCGGTCGCGTCGGCCGCACGCTGCCAGAGGTCGGGTTGGCTCGCAAGCTCGGCGGCCATGTGCGAGTCGGGTCGGGCGTCGGTCATTGCGGCTCCTGCGAGGTCGTGGTGGTGATGGCATCGATGATTGCAGATGATTGTTTGATCTGTCTATCAATCACGTTCAAGCTTCCACTTGACAAAGTCGAAGGTAAGGCAGGACTCTGAACAAAATCCGATAACGAATCGGGCAGAGCGGTTGACGCGAGTCGACCGATGCGCCTAGATTCACCCCGGGTGAATGAAACTGATCATTTCATCGCCGAAACGTTCAGGAAACGTCAGGCTGGTTGTGTGGCGACCGGCGGGACCTGAGCCGCCGCACCGACGCGACGAACCACTCGCTGCGGTGCACCATCCACCAGAGTGAGGAACACATCGATGAAGAAGACTGTGCGGTACAGCGCCGCCATCGCGCTCGCCGCGGCGGCCTCGCTGACGCTCTCGTCCTGCGGCTTCGGCGGCGGCTCGACCGACGGCGGTGACGCCGAGGGCAAGACCACCCTCGACCTGCTCGTGCCCAGCTACTCCGACAACACCCAGGGTCTCTGGGAGGACGTGGTCGACGGGTTCGAGGCCGAGAACCCCGACATCACCGTCAAGCTCGAGGTGCAGTCGTGGGACAACCTCGAATCGGTCATCGCCACCAAGGTGCAGGGCGGCGAAGCCCCCGACATCTACAACGGCGGCCCGTTCGCCGGCTTCGCGGCCGACGACCTGCTCTACCCCGTCGAGGACGTCGTGTCGGCCGACACGCTCAGCGACTTCCAGGACTCGTTCCTGGCCAACGCCGAGGTCGACGGCACCGCCTACGCGCTGCCCCTCATCGCCTCGGCCCGCGCGCTGTTCGTGAACAACGCGCTGCTCGAGCAGGCCGGTGTCGCCCAGCCGCCCACGACGTGGGACGAGCTGCTCGACGCCGCCACCAAGATCTCGGCGCTCGGCAACGGCATCGCCGGCTACGGCATGCCGCTCGGCTCGGAGGAGGCGCAGGCCGAGGCGGCCGTATGGCTGTGGGGCGGCGGCGGCACGTTCGGCGACGCCGACGCGATCACCGTCGACGACCCGTCGAACCTGCCCGGCGCCGAGCAGATCAAGAAGATGATCGACGCGGGCGCCACTCAGGCCGACCCGGGCTCGACCAACCGCTCGCCGCTCATGGACATCTTCATCCAGGGCAAGATCGGCATGCAGGTCGGCCTGCCGCCGACGGTCGGCCAGATCGCCGACAACAACCCCGACCTCGACTACTCGATCGTGCCGATCCCCACACAGGACGGCTCGGCCTTCACGCTGGGCGTCATGGACCAGCTGATGGCGTTCAAGAACGACGGGGACAAGCAGGACGCGATCACCAAGTTCTTCGACTACTACTACTCGGCCGACGTGTACGTGCCGTGGGTGCAGACCGAGGGCTTCCTGCCGGTGACGAAGTCGGGCGCTGACGCGCTGTCGGGCGAGGAGGCGCTCGCGCCGTTCCTCGAGGTGCTCCCCGATGCGCAGTTCTACCCGTCGACCAACCCGCAGTGGCAGGCGACCGATGGCGCGTTCAAGGCGCTGTTCGGCCAGATCCAGACGAAGCCGGCGCAGGACGTGCTGACCGAGATCCAGGCCCAGGTCGACGCGAGCTGACCCGGCCGCGCCAGCCACGTTCCACGGAAAGGGATCGGTGACGATCGACTCATGAGCACCACGACCGGCACCTCATCGACCCCGGCGGGGGCGGCCTCGGGCCGCCCCCGCTCCGCGGGGCGTCGCGGCGGCGACTCCGGGACATCCGGCTCCGGAGCATCCGCGGGGCCCGCCCAGCGCCGCCCCGGCGGGCGCGACCTGCTCCACGCGCTGCCCTGGATCGGGCCCGCCCTGCTGCTCATCGTCGGCGTGGTGTTCTTCCCCGCCGGCGTGATGTTCTTCAACTCGACGCGCGACATCTCGCAGTCCGGTGTCGACCGGGGCGGCATCGGATTCGCGAACTACGTCGAGGTCTTCTCGTTCCCCTACTTCTGGCCGATCTTCGGCCGCACCATCATCTGGGTCGTGGTGGTCGTGGGCGTGACGGTGCTCATCTCGCTCGGG
Proteins encoded in this window:
- a CDS encoding 1-phosphofructokinase family hexose kinase, with the translated sequence MILTVTPNPALDLTWHADRLEPGRTHRVPPGAVRAGGKGLNVARVLHAQGIDVVALATAGGASGAELAADLERTGIRHRLVPVAGATRRSLAIVDDHAGEATVLNESGAPLAPDEVAALLDEAVRLAAEASVVAVSGSLPPGLAPEALGDAVARWVATGATVVADVAGPALLAAARARAAVLKPNRDELAEALGDGDPEAGARRLLELGAGLVVVSLGADGLLVVAPDRPPVRARLGRALRGNATGAGDAAVAAITSVLAESLDDARAERGAAAGRADTAVPLDAAVLRRLARRAVAWSASAVLMPLAGDLHPSHVDLEPEVLLSPDQEPA
- a CDS encoding ROK family protein gives rise to the protein MTDRPDAPLGDGPVVLAADVGGTDTKSALVDASGRVLGLRRTRTPRDASDPAGAIVAHLARLAEGYRAQFPDVRPVAAGLSVPGLVDETSGTAVFSSNLGWRDAPMRALAESTLGLPTAFGHDVRAAGDAEHRLGAARGFDDAIVVVIGTGIAGAIIVDGRPHASGGYAGEIGHSLSDPAGERCACGAVGCLETIASASAVARRYASRSGIGVPGAREVLAAASSGDAIAAAVWDEAVDALAEQFARLVATLAPEAIVIGGGLAEAGSALFDPLGQRLDALLSFHRRPVLVRAALGDDAGLLGTALAARDLVGQGA
- a CDS encoding SIS domain-containing protein, with the protein product MTDARPDSHMAAELASQPDLWQRAADATDLQARLPERGARVAVIGCGTSWFIAQAYAWLREAGGYGETDAFAASEAPVDRDYDAVVALTRSGTTTEVLDFVTRLNGSVRTIGVIGDEESPLVARVDDAITLPFADEQSVVQTRFATTALALFRASLGESLDGAVADARTALAEELAPELVDAEQYTFLGRGWSYGLAQEAALKMREASQSWTESYPSMEYRHGPLAIAAPGRVTWQFGAAPEGLAADVAATGARFEQGRLDPMAELVRVHRVALARAEARGLDPDRPRSLTRSVILGS
- a CDS encoding extracellular solute-binding protein, whose protein sequence is MKKTVRYSAAIALAAAASLTLSSCGFGGGSTDGGDAEGKTTLDLLVPSYSDNTQGLWEDVVDGFEAENPDITVKLEVQSWDNLESVIATKVQGGEAPDIYNGGPFAGFAADDLLYPVEDVVSADTLSDFQDSFLANAEVDGTAYALPLIASARALFVNNALLEQAGVAQPPTTWDELLDAATKISALGNGIAGYGMPLGSEEAQAEAAVWLWGGGGTFGDADAITVDDPSNLPGAEQIKKMIDAGATQADPGSTNRSPLMDIFIQGKIGMQVGLPPTVGQIADNNPDLDYSIVPIPTQDGSAFTLGVMDQLMAFKNDGDKQDAITKFFDYYYSADVYVPWVQTEGFLPVTKSGADALSGEEALAPFLEVLPDAQFYPSTNPQWQATDGAFKALFGQIQTKPAQDVLTEIQAQVDAS